AAGAAGGGCGGCATCGTGGTGAACGAGGACGGCCTTACCTCCCGCGACCATGTTTACGCCGGCGGCGATGCCGTCACCGGTGCGGCCACCGTCATCCTGGCTATGGGTGCAGGCAAGACTGCCGCCAAGGCCATCGACGAGGCTCTGAGCAGGACATAAGCGCATGAGAGGACAAGACGGACGGCAACGCCGCCCGTCTTGTTTTTTTCCAAGCTGTGTGCTAGAGTAGGACGCAAGAGAGTCGAGGCACCCGAGAAATGCCGGAACAAGGCAGGCACATAAGGATGCCGAGCCTGCACAGGAAATTTCATGTGGTGGGGAGTGAGTGGATTGCTGGAGCTGTGTTTTGATCAGTCCACGCAAGGCGGACTTAAGATGGCGCAGCACTGCGGAGGCGTGAGCACTGTGGGGTTGGTCTATGGAGCTGTTGAAGGGGCGACAGATTCTTTGTCCCCGCCGGAGAAACAAGAGGCGGCCCTGGAGCGGGCACGACGGGAGGCGGCGGAGCGGCGGAGAAAGGCGGTACCGCTGGGCGGGAATCCGCGGGATGTGCTGGCGCTGCCTCTCGCCCTCTCCATGGGGGATATCCGGGAACCTATGGGGGAGACCCGCCGGATGCTGCTGGAGCACTGGTATGAGGAGATCATGGAGCGGGATTGGCGGAGAACTCTGGAGGCGGCGGAGCGTCTGAAAAACTGCGGCCCGGACGAGACTGTCCGTATCTGGGCAGACGGTCTGCCGGATAGCGCCTGCGGGCTGCTCCATGCCGCCAGCCTCCTGGCAGGGACCCGGGCACAGATTTCTGTGGTGCTCCTCCCACCTTGGAAGGTACGGCTGGATGGAATCGTGGAGATCTACCAGGGCTGGGGAGAGGTTTCTCCGGAGGAATTCGGCGCTTTTTTGCCGCTGGAGCAGCCGTTGACGCCCATCGTCCTCCGGATGCTCTCAGACCGCTGGCACCATCTGCAGGAGGAGAATGCCCCCCTCCGGGCGGTGGTCAACGGCCGTGTCCGAAGCGTGGATGCGGACTTCTATGACGATTGCCTTCGCCGCGCCTTGCCTATGGGACGGAAGAAGGTCGCAAGATTGATCGGGGAAATCCTGGGCCGGGAGCAGCCCGGCGTGGGAGACACCCTGCTGGCGAACCGGCTCCGGGTTTTGCTGGAACGGGGCGAGTTTCGGATGGTGCAGGAGGACCCGCAATTTTACCGCTCTGTGGTAGAGCGGGTGCGATGAGGAGGCAGGTATGGTTTATCTGCTGACAGGTCCCTCCCACGTGGGAAAAACGCTTTTGGCGCAGAGACTGATGGAGCGATACCGGCATCCATATCTCTCCCTGGATCTTCTCAAGATGGGGTTCATCCGGAGCGGGCAAACAACCCTGACGCCGGAGGAGGACGACCGCCTGCGAGAGTACCTCTGGCCCATAGTCCGGGAACTGATCAAAACGGCGATTGAAAACGATCAGAATTTGATTGTGGAGGGAATCTTGATCCCCCTGAACTGGACAGAGGACTTTGACGAGCGATATCTAGGAAAAATCCGGGGATGCTGCCTTGTGATGACGCCGGCATATGTTGAACGCCATTTTGACGATATCCTGCGCTTTGCCAATGTGGTGGAACACCGCTTAGAGGACTCTGGGTGCACGAAAGAGAGCGTGCTAGAGGACAATGCCCGCTGTCTGGAGCTATGCCGGCGGTATGGGTGCCCCTGCCTCGTGATAGACAATGATTATGAGAGGACGCTGGAACAAGCGATTTCTTTGTTGGAGGAAGCCGGTTGTTAAAATGGCAAGAGAGCCGCTGCGCTACAACGCGGCGGCTCTCTTATCGTTTTGAAATGGGGGAAGCATGGCGGGGAGTGTCAGCGATGTTTGCGCCGATGTCTGATTTTGTGGGCGCATAAAACTGCAAAGCCGACGAAAAAAGTGGTGCCCAGAATCACAAGCCCTGTGCTTTCAGAGACAATTCCAACCCCAAACAGCAGTCCGGCAATCCCGAAATAGAAGACGAGCAGGATGCCAGCCAGCAGAACGCGCACCGGCATGGGGAAGCGTTGGGACCCAGCAGCCTCTGAGGCTCCTTCCAAAATCACTCCCAAAACCCATTCGAGAAGATCGTCCAGCATACGTACAGACCTCCACACCTTATCAATCCACGACAGTGACGGGATGTCCCGTATAGGGGAAGAAGATGTTTAGCAGGTCCCGCGTCTGAATGCGCAAGGTGGCATCACTTTTGCAGGGATGGCAACCAAACCACTCCGATTCATAGACCTCCCGGTCCATCAGCAGATGAACCTGATGGCTCTTGTCGTAGGCCATTCCCAGCACACTGGCAGAACCAGGGGCGCAGCCCAGCAGCTCCTCCATTCTCTCCGGCGGAGCGAAGGAGAGACGGGCAGTACCTAGCTGGCGGCTCAGCTCCTTGGTTTGAAAGAGCTTGTCCCCCGGCATAGCCAGCAGATAGAACTCCGTCTTCTGCCGGTTGCACAGGAACAGATTCTTGCAGATGGAGATACCCAGCGCCGCATCCACGGCGGCGCAGTCCTCAATAGTGTTGGCCATATCGTGGGCCACCCAAGTATAGGGGATTCCAAGGCGGTCCAGCAGGGCAAAGGTCTCCATCTCCACGGCGCAGCGCTCCTCTGAGGGGGCCGCAGTATAAACTTGAGAAACCCGCACGGCTCAGACCTCCTTCAGCAGCTTTTCTCCCACCCGGTAGATATCGCCGGCGCCCACGGTGAGGATCAGGTCCCCT
This genomic window from Pusillibacter faecalis contains:
- a CDS encoding adenylate kinase, yielding MVYLLTGPSHVGKTLLAQRLMERYRHPYLSLDLLKMGFIRSGQTTLTPEEDDRLREYLWPIVRELIKTAIENDQNLIVEGILIPLNWTEDFDERYLGKIRGCCLVMTPAYVERHFDDILRFANVVEHRLEDSGCTKESVLEDNARCLELCRRYGCPCLVIDNDYERTLEQAISLLEEAGC
- a CDS encoding DUF3658 domain-containing protein, with amino-acid sequence MLELCFDQSTQGGLKMAQHCGGVSTVGLVYGAVEGATDSLSPPEKQEAALERARREAAERRRKAVPLGGNPRDVLALPLALSMGDIREPMGETRRMLLEHWYEEIMERDWRRTLEAAERLKNCGPDETVRIWADGLPDSACGLLHAASLLAGTRAQISVVLLPPWKVRLDGIVEIYQGWGEVSPEEFGAFLPLEQPLTPIVLRMLSDRWHHLQEENAPLRAVVNGRVRSVDADFYDDCLRRALPMGRKKVARLIGEILGREQPGVGDTLLANRLRVLLERGEFRMVQEDPQFYRSVVERVR
- a CDS encoding prolyl-tRNA synthetase associated domain-containing protein codes for the protein MRVSQVYTAAPSEERCAVEMETFALLDRLGIPYTWVAHDMANTIEDCAAVDAALGISICKNLFLCNRQKTEFYLLAMPGDKLFQTKELSRQLGTARLSFAPPERMEELLGCAPGSASVLGMAYDKSHQVHLLMDREVYESEWFGCHPCKSDATLRIQTRDLLNIFFPYTGHPVTVVD